The following is a genomic window from Cinclus cinclus chromosome 7, bCinCin1.1, whole genome shotgun sequence.
gtgattTGTGTGTGGCTTCCGCAGGGATCGCCGTGTGCAACATCCCCTCAGCCGCCGTGGAGGAGACGGCCGACTCCACCGTGTGCCACGTGCTCAACCTGTACCGGCGGAACACGTGGCTGTACCAGGCTCTGCGCGAGGGCACGCGGGTGCAGAGCGTGGAGCAGATCCGGGAGGTGGCCTCGGGAGCCGCCCGCATCCGCGGAGAGACGCTCGGACTCATCGGCTTCGGTGCGCGGGACAAGGGAGGGCGACTCCTGAGGGGGCTCAGCGcatcctccctgccctgggaaggaCCCAGAATGAGCGTTGCCAAAACCAGAACCACCACGGTGTATCTATGTGAAATAGAGAGAATATCTCCCTTGTTTTTTTGGGGAAGGAGCTGTTTTTGAGCTGTGGTTGAGTCCTTGGAGGAGCACTGGTGAAACACTGGTGTTTTAGAGGGACCACACCTCTAGAGGTGGTGCTGCTGTCCTCTACCAAAAAAAGACCCATCCCTGAGGCACAGCTACACCAACCCAGCCTTCCCGAGCCACTCCAGCCTGCACAGTGACAGGGCTTTGTAAAACAGAGCTTGTCTTAAGTTcagccacagctgcagagaCTTCCAGGGTTAGATGTGGGATCAGCTAATAAGCACGAAAAGCTCATACGAGCGTGTTTAAATGGGGACACCGCGGCAAGGCAAGGGAATGTCTGGGAGGCCCAGCAGGCCCCAGGGGACAGTCCTTAGGTCCTGCTGGGAGCCCATCCTCACGGGCACGGGGAAGCTGGGCTCAGTTAACTCgccctgtcccttcccttcGGCACAGGTCGCACTGCGCAGGCGGTCGCGGTCCGAGCCAAGGCCTTTGGCTTCAACGTGATCTTCTATGACCCGTACCTGCAGGATGGCATCGAGCGCTCCCTGGGCGTCCAGCGGGTCTACACCCTGCAGGACCTGCTCTACCAGAGCGACTGCGTCTCCTTGCACTGCAACCTGAACGAACACAACCACCACCTGATCAACGACTTCACGATTAAGCAGGTAATTAATTAATAACCTCACGTGCACGGCCAAGGAGAGCTTTGTTGGGCAGGGCCTGAGTGCAGGAGATGGCCATGGATCCCTCAGCTTCCCCAgtgagccagcagctccagaacaGCTGGTTGCACCCAGGTGTGTCTCCCCACAGTGTTCAGGGGAGCGGTGTCCTGCCAGGTAAATGATCCTCGTCCCTTGTGGTGCAGAGGTGATGGCAGCAGTGGGTTTTGTTTGCCAACACCGACCAAAGATGGAGATCCCATGGAAAAGGCATGTGCGGTGGCATGGGGATTGCTCTGGGGCTGAAGCACAGAAAGTgagatgctgtcccagctggaggcagcaccCCAGGGTGGGGGGTGAGGAGAGGATGGGGTCAGTGCACCCAGCTGATGTCATCCCTCTCTGGCAGATGAGGCAGGGAGCGTTCCTGGTGAACACGGCCCGTGGGGGGCTGGTGGATGAGAAGGCCTTAACCCAAGCCCTGAAGGAGGGACGGATACGAGGGGCCGCGCTCGACGTGCACGAGTCAGAACCGTTCAGGTAAAGCTCTGGCCCTGGGGcggtgttggtgtctgtcatgGCACATCCAGGGGTACCCAGCACCCACGGAGTGTCACTGCCCCTTATcacacagcccagcactgggggacGGTCCTGCCGTTGTCACCTTGCAGCAGCCATCGGCTGTAGTCCAGGACTGGGGTTATGTGTGCTCAAAGGGACACGGGGAGCTTAGAACAAGAACCCAGCCTGGTGttaggaaaaatcccaaaacattCACTGGCCCGAGAGAACAAATTCACTGCAGTCAGTGCTGGGCATTCTTGCCTGcagcctgggaagggctgggttGTAACTGAGAATGCATCTTCTCTCACCacagaaatattaaatgaataaaatttttctCCTACACAAGAAGAGCCCCAGTGTCCACCCCTTCTATCCTAGGATGACCCACAGCCTACCCCTTTATCCCCACACTGCTGCAGATCCCCTCAAACATTATTCCTGTGGGAGCATTAAGCCAAACTACCCCATGGGTTGGTGGTTCAGCTcttttttggtgcatttttaaaagcctgcaTTTTCTGAGACCTGCATAGAAGCTGTGCTTCCTCCCCAGCACTTCTGTGGCTGTTTTGGGCTGGCAGGACTATCAGACCAGGGAATCACGGAATGATTGGGGGTGGAAGGCatcttaaaggtcatctagttccaattCTTTGCTAGGGGCAGAGACACTTTTCACTAGAGCAGGCTCATCCAAGCCACATCGAGCCTGGTCTTGGGCAGGCCACAAGACTTTTGctgttcatattttatttttattttttgtttaaacattGATTAAtctcttggtttgttttttttgttttttttttgtttttttttttttttttttgttttttgttttttttttttttgttgttgttttttgggttttttttcctgctcccagtTTTGCTCAAGGCCCATTGAAAGATGCTCCCAACCTGATCTGCACCCCACACACAGCCTGGTACAGTGAGCAGGCATCCCTAGAGATGAGAGAAGCTGCTGCCACCGAAATCCGACGTGCGATCACAGGTACCCATCCCCGGGGACACTGGCCTTGGCTCCCTGGGTGCCTGGAACAGaagccaggaggagcagagacagGGATTCACCCTACCCATGTCCCAGCAGGACAGTGGAAAGAGATCTAACCCCAGTTTGCTTCTCAGTTAAAGAGCTGAGAACCCAAACTTCCCTGTTTTGTCAGGAGTGGGTGAGGGGTTTTGTGTtcgttttaatttttttttttttaatgaatgggCAAATACTGGTGTCTGTGTCTGGGAAGAACAGGACAGGGAATTGCTGCCCTGGTTACTGGTGCTAACCCACACAGTGGTGCAGACACAGCCACTGCATTCCAAAACCAAATCCCAAGGTGGTgggcacagaactccagcaaAAGAGTGCTTCTCTTGTCCTAAAAGTCACCCTCAAGGGAACAGCTCCTCTGCAAGCCAGGTGTTGGGAGCGAGGGTTGGAAACTGGTCTCCAACCCTGCACCTCGGGACAGCCGAAGCATCCTGAAATAAGGAATGGgggagtttttttttcctcccattctTTACACTGACAGACATAGTATAATGATAAGCATTTTAGCTCATTAGAGGGTGATAAAGCTGGGCCCTGCCTGACACAGACTCACCTTTCTCACCAACTCCAGGGCGCATCCCAGAGAGCCTAAGGAACTGCGTGAATAAGGAATTCTTTGTCACGACGGCTCCGTGGTCAGTAATAGACCAGCAGGCGATTCATCCCGAGCTCAATGGTGCCACGTACAGGTGAGCGGGAGAACGGGAACACCGGGAGCCGGcattggcagggctgggacccGGCTGCTCtcaccccagcactcacagcaCGGGGCTTACTGATGCTGCTTGAGCCAACCCCGGTGGGTAAAGCCTCCCTTTCCAGAGCCCTGCGGGCTGGGAGGAACGGGGCAGCGTctctggaagcagcaggatcccccccagacccctccaCAAGCTGGATGTGACTTCTGAACTGCAGCTGTAACTCTGTCCTGTCCATGAACAGCCTCTTGTCGGTTAATGAGCCAGGGGAAAAGCTCCAAATACAGGGCTGTAGTCAGGTGACCCAATTTCCACCTAAATCCCAGATTAAGGGTTActtactgctctgtttagaTGGCTCCAAGTGTGCTGGTAGGAGACATTAGGCTCAAGGAGCTGGAGCATGGGCTCATTCAGGGTATCACCACTGCCAAAAATACTCTGAGCTACAAAATACCCTGCAGGGTACATCGGGTCATGCCAGGCAGAGCCACGCCACCTTtacccagcagcagagccccaAGGCAGCTCCCGGGCCGTGCAGGAGGCTCCCTCTGACCAGCAGAACGTCCAAACCCAGAAAAAGcctccccattcccactctTGTTCCCAAACACATGGGCACAGTGCCAGCATCCGAGGACAAGCCTTGGCTTCCCAGCTTaacctgtccctgcagggagctTCATCCTGGCTaagctccctggagctgcagccctggagccCCTGTAAGGTGGCTCagctcaccaccttcacaggcAGGTAAAATTCCCTTCCCCTCCCGCCTTCCCAATCCATCTTGCCTCAAGGCAGTGGAGCCACAGGGAAGTGGGAGCCCTCAGGCCTCACATGGCCACAGAGCTCCACATCGTTTTCTCATTGCCCCCACATCACAGCTGAAATTACCCTTCTCCTTTTTCAAACTACTGTTGTTTCTTGGAAAGTGTGTAATTCCTCCTGCTCTTGGAAAAGCTAGATTAGATCTGATCCCATCTTTGAGCTGTGCTGTTCCATGAGAAAGGTGCAGTTCACCTTCCACCCAGGGAAAATTCACAAACCAGGTGTTAGTGTTCAAGGCAGGGATCACACACAGGGATGATGGGGTTAGCATGCCAGCACTTGGGAGTTTCAGAGAGCATTCCAGATGGTTCCTTACCCAGATTTCCAAAGGAGAAGGGCTTCCCCATGGTTCAGGAGGCTGTGAGAAGGCACAGAACAAGCTGCAGTCCTGGTGGTGTGGCAGAGGACACTTACCCAAGGCACCACAGTTAATGTTTAACTCTGAGCTCTCCCTTGTAacttaaaaggaaaaccaaacctGGTTCCAGGAGGGAAGTGGCATctctgctgtggttttttttccacaatggTGGTGGGGTGACGGGTGTGTGACAAGCTCTGCTGTGACAAACCTGcctctctgtgtcccctctgccAGGTATCCCCCTGGGATGGTCAgtgtggcaccaggaggaaTCCCAGCAGCTATGGAGGGCATCATTCCTGGAGGCATCCCTGTCACTCACAACCTTCCCACAGTGGCACATCCTTCCCAAGCTCCATCGCCCAACCAGCCCACAAAACACGGGGACAACAGGGAACATCCCAACGAGCAATAGcagataatttaaaaaccaTTCAATAAACTTAGGACCAAGAGACATTGGAAAAGAAGTTATACATGAACTAAAAGAGAAGAATTTGATATGGAATTTGTAATGTTGATTTTGGACAGACGCATCATTGGTGTTCCAGTGTTCCCGACAAAGTGACAGCAGCCAAGACTGGGGAGAAGCTCTGGAGAAGtcacctgctccctgcagtgctgaaaaCTAGGATGTGATACATTAATGAGCAACTTCTGTTATTGTGTGTTGAGTTTCCTTCATCTGTGCATCAATCAcatgaataaaaatgaatttctTTCCCCCCCTCAATTCCTTGGGAAGGACAGGGCTCCTGCACTGTGGCCAGGCCACTGAATTAAGCCATCTTTACAGAGTTAACAAGAAACCATTGTGTGGCTTcagcccttttcctttctcttgcaTCTGGTGACCTCTCTAACAGGGGGCAGCAGTCCTGGCTtagaagtggaagaaaaataaaaagaaaatactcctcctcctccttctttttGCAGTCTCACAGGGCCAGTGCTGTGTAACAGAAGTTCTCCTGCCAGGTCTAAGTTCCAGCCATTCCAGCCAGGATCTGTGGGATGGGAAGGGCAGaaagggctcctggcactgaCCATTGCCCTCCCAGGCTAAGGAAAACCAAACTGCCAGTCTCTTCTCTGCCCAATACACTGAATAAAGTAGCTGTGCATCCACCTACGCCCTGCAATgatgcaagaaaaaataaaagaaaaaaaaaagaaaaaaaaaggaaaaaaaagaagaaagtattAAATTTCACACACTATTTGTactcaaatatattttctcagttttaaatCTGCAGCTATTTTATCAAGTGGAAAAAGTCTTGAGCTGGAAAGGGTTCAAGAATAATGTTGCATTTCCTTATGTCTCAGGAAACACTTTTTATGGTAACTTGTCAGACTGTCTATGAACAAAATCCACTTTTTTAGACATTGATAAAAGTCTTCTTTTCTTCACGTGATATTTTATACAAGAACACTTCAAGATGTGTTATTAGATGTGACTGATTTTAACAAATCCTATTAGATTTGTATCAACTAGCTACATGTTATATTCATAGTCTTTGTGAATCATcgcctttttgtttttaaagatggCCTGTTTTGAGCCTTTGTATGGGTACATTCCTGtttctgtgacaaaaaaaaaaaaaaaaaagaaatcttgagCTGtcccaaacagacaaaaaaagaaaccaatgGCTATCagtatgttttgttttagtgTGTTACCGTTACTGTATTTGTTTATTGTAAAGGTGGACATTTAGCGTTCAGTGCAGTTTTCAATAAAAAGTGATAAAATTTCTATAATTTCTGAAAGGCAAGAGCTCTCGCTGCAATCTGGGGCTTGGAGACACAGAGGTAACCATGAGGTACAGAAACATAATTCTGGTCACACCTGGTGAATATTTACTCCAGTGGGAGgggaaggtctcttccaactcagaccATTCTGTGAGCACTGTGGGTTTCCACTAAGCAAGCTACAAAGGCAGCTACAATTCAAACAACGTTTTCTGTACATTCTCAAGAGCTGAAGCATTATCAAACCATtggaaaataaagtgaaaaaagtGCTCAAGAGGTGCTGGTGGCTTTGAGCCTCACTGGGCAAAAGGCCTGTTCTTGTTTCCACCCTTCTTTCCCACTGTGTCCAAGTGCCACACACATGGAGTTAGAGGGGACTAAAAACAGCTGAAACCAAAGTGTCCAAGTTACAAAACtctgtattttgtttcctttaaattaaactgaaaacttGGTTACAGCTTCAAACATCCAAAAAAGAGGTCACCTGTTACAGAGGTGATTGCTCCTTGTCAGTGCTCAGCGCAGCCCAGCAGTGAATTATCTGTGACCTCTGTGAGAAACTGGGATAAAACAGCTCAGATACAGGGGAAGTGTTTGGTAGACACTGAAATGACCATCAAAACCAAGAGGAAAATATTCAATTGATGTTAAGGTTTagagttgttttaaaaataaacgAGAGCCCAGGTACTTTGTTTCTCAATAATCTGGTACCTCCCTGCGCCGCAG
Proteins encoded in this region:
- the CTBP2 gene encoding C-terminal-binding protein 2 isoform X2, translated to MALVDKHKVKRQRLDRICEGIRPQIMNGPMHPRPLVALLDGRDCTVEMPILKDLATVAFCDAQSTQEIHEKVLNEAVGAMMYHTITLTREDLEKFKALRVIVRIGSGYDNIDIKAAGELGIAVCNIPSAAVEETADSTVCHVLNLYRRNTWLYQALREGTRVQSVEQIREVASGAARIRGETLGLIGFGRTAQAVAVRAKAFGFNVIFYDPYLQDGIERSLGVQRVYTLQDLLYQSDCVSLHCNLNEHNHHLINDFTIKQMRQGAFLVNTARGGLVDEKALTQALKEGRIRGAALDVHESEPFSFAQGPLKDAPNLICTPHTAWYSEQASLEMREAAATEIRRAITGRIPESLRNCVNKEFFVTTAPWSVIDQQAIHPELNGATYRYPPGMVSVAPGGIPAAMEGIIPGGIPVTHNLPTVAHPSQAPSPNQPTKHGDNREHPNEQ
- the CTBP2 gene encoding C-terminal-binding protein 2 isoform X3, with product MLWWMLVLWLLGIRPQIMNGPMHPRPLVALLDGRDCTVEMPILKDLATVAFCDAQSTQEIHEKVLNEAVGAMMYHTITLTREDLEKFKALRVIVRIGSGYDNIDIKAAGELGIAVCNIPSAAVEETADSTVCHVLNLYRRNTWLYQALREGTRVQSVEQIREVASGAARIRGETLGLIGFGRTAQAVAVRAKAFGFNVIFYDPYLQDGIERSLGVQRVYTLQDLLYQSDCVSLHCNLNEHNHHLINDFTIKQMRQGAFLVNTARGGLVDEKALTQALKEGRIRGAALDVHESEPFSFAQGPLKDAPNLICTPHTAWYSEQASLEMREAAATEIRRAITGRIPESLRNCVNKEFFVTTAPWSVIDQQAIHPELNGATYRYPPGMVSVAPGGIPAAMEGIIPGGIPVTHNLPTVAHPSQAPSPNQPTKHGDNREHPNEQ